The segment gttgaagagaagaagtgggcTAGATGTTACTTCAGAGGAGATAGGTACAATGTTGACACCACGAATTCAGTAGAATCTTTTAATGGTGTTATCAAGGAAGCGAGAAAGTATACCTTACTACCAATGTTTGATGTTATCATTGCGAAAATGTCTGAATGGTTTAACAACCATAGGAAGGAGGCAGCTGAAATACCATACACACTGAAGCTTGTGCCTATTTTGGAAACCGAAATGTCTAAAAGATGTATTGATGCGGGATTTCTTACAATTGACGAACTAAACAGCTTCCATCTTGAGTACAGTGTGCATGGTACTGACGGCAAGGTTTATACTGTTGACATGGCTAGGAATACTTGCAGTTGTGAGCAATTTGATAAAGACAAATACCCTTGTGTGCATGCAGTGGCTGCTGCCACATTCATGTCTAAGGCAGCGGGAAGGGAACTTCATCTATCTGAGTATTGTTCAAAATACTATTGGGTGGAGCAATGGGCTTTGGCTTATCACAGGACCATATATCCTGTTCCTCATATGTCTGATTGGGTTATACCAGAAGATGTTAAAGCAAAGAAAATACTTCCTCCAGATTATGACAAGAAGAAAGGAAAACCACAACAAACAAGATTTCCATCAGTAGGAGAATCCCGTGGAAGAGGCAAAAGAGGCAGAGGGGGAGCTAGAGGAGCCAGAGGCAGAGGCAGAGCCAGAGGAGAAGGTATGGCATCGTATTTTGAATGTGGGAGTGGTTCAGGTACTACCTAGGGTTTACTGAAGATTACTAGGTTTATTATGTGCAATTTGTACTACTAGAGATTTCTGGTATTATTATGTGAAATTTGGATTACTGTGTTTGACTTGTATTATTATGCGCAATTTGGATTACTAAGTTTTACTGGTATTATTATGTGCAATTCGAAACCAATATATATCACTAGGTTATGTGTAATTTAGAATATcattatatgattattttaaattcgTAGGCTACGTATGtgataaatatatagattagactatttttgttaattattttcaatattttaagaaaatcttaACGGTTTCCCCAAAAACTTCCTTAACTTTCATTGTTAGTATGTGAATGGTAGAGAATATAGTAAGGAGAATTTAACAAAATACATATTTCTGGTAtattgtttatgtaaatatcttCTATGACGATAATAATAGGGAAATGACTTTGGTTCTACTACCAAACATTTATCTCGGAGATGGTTTTACTAGAAAAACGTAAAAATTGCAATAGTCTTACTATGTGTATGGTAGTATTACTACCACCTTGAGGATTACCATAGGTATTACTAagtgttaaaaataatattttgatatttatgaCGGCTGCACGTTTTACATGTGAAATgcattttttaattcttttttaaataatatttttttcatttttagtgtTTTACATGTGTTTACTAGTTTTTGgtatatctttttttctttttttttgtgctttTGAGGCGTAAGAAACCTAGTAATTCTAGTTATCTATCTTACTCGTTTTTGGACATAGTAACACTTGTAAATCTAGTTTTCCATACCTGTTTCAAACATCCAAATTATGCAGTTCAAACATTCTACTACCAAGTTTCAAACATCCAAAATACTTAACATCCCAAATACATAAAAGCCAAAATACTTATCATCCCAAATACATAAAAGCCTAAGGCTTTGTTTTACGCTTCTTCCCCTCCGTGAAAGGAGTCTGCACCCACTGTGATTTCCTCTTTGGTCTGCCACTCTTCTTAGGTGCAGCAACAACGACATTCTCCTTGCACCTATGCATGATCCAAGGACTCGGTGCTTCCTTGTAAACGACCATGATCCACCTTTGCTTTTCTTCCTCACTGTATTCCTCAACAACTTCCTCAGCATGTTCCTTCACAacctcttccttttttttctcttcatccGCAACTTTCTCCCTGCTTTTTTCCTCTGTTTCCACAGcctctttcttttgtttctcttcttccaCAACTTTCTCACCTTTTCCAGGTTCATCCTCCATACGCCTAATTATTGGTCTCCTCGCAGCCATTGCCTTAGTCCTACCACGTGGCGGTGTTGGAGTTCCCTCTGACTGACTCCCACGTGGTGGTGTTGGAGTTTCACCGGTTCTGTTTGTCTCAACCCGAGGCTCAGTGTCATCAACTTTGGGAGTTCCCTCTGACTGACTCCCATGTGGTGGTGTTGGAGTTTCACCGGTTCTGTTCGTCTCAACCCGAGGCTCAACCCGAGGCTCATTGTCATCATCTTTGGGAGTTCTCTCTGTCTGATTCCCACGTGGTGGTGTCGGAGTTCCTTTTTCTATCTCTGTCTCCCGTGCTTCAGATTCCACCTCCTCAGTCtcatttttctccttttctttctcCCTGGTTTCAGACTCTTTcccttcaacttcttcttcttcatcctccttcccttcaacttcttcttcttgatcctCTTTCCCTCCAACCTCTACTTGATCATCTTCTCCTTCAGCCTCAGATTCCACCActttttcttcatctttctcatcattGTTCTCATCCTTTTCCTCACTGGTTTCAGCTTCTTtctcttcactttcttcttcatcatgttTCCCTCCAATCTTTTCCTCATTCGCAATTTCCTTCCACAATTTAGCAGCTTGTCTTCTACTTCTCTCCTTCATTTGCTTCAACTCTTCACTTTCACTCTCattgtcttcttcctcatcagccTCACtattttccttctctttctcaccCTCTTCCTCAGTATTCTCGATGTTATCCTTTTCTTTTCCAGCCTCGTGCTCAGCATTAGCTTTCTCCTTCTCAGAACAAGCTTTGTCCTTCTCTTCATATGTATCATTGTCCCACTGTCGAAAATCCATGTCTTCACCATGACTCGGCTCCACTTTACTCTCAATAGAAGTTAGCCTGTCTTCTATTTTCTTAGCCCTTCTTCTCAAAAGCCGCTGGTTCTTTTCAAGAACACTCATCCTTGAGCTTTGAGCCTCTAACATTGTCTCCACCGTGACGTGAAGTCCAACAAATCTTTCTCCCATGAACTCCAAAATCCTCTCTTCCATACCTTGCAACCTCGAATCTAATCCAGAATTAGAGGATGATCCTTCTGCAAACGTCACCTTCtctttgtctttcttttttggCAACACTCCTCGTGCAGCTTGATCCAACTCATATAGCTCTTCCCACCAAATATTCTTCTGCTTCACATTTAACCAGTAGTTCCAAGTATCACTTGGGCTGCCCTGACGGTCATACTCTCGCTCCTCATCAATGATACGAGCCAGCATAATTTGCTCACCAATAGTTGGAACTAAGACACTGTTGATAacctgaaaataaaacaaatgttaGCTCAAATGAGTTTTTTGTTCTACTAGCTTCtactatacatatatacatgtacCTTTGTTTCTCCAACAGCAGCATATATGTCTTCCAAAGGATAACCCCTAAGACTGGACTTTGTAAACCGGCTCTTACACATCCTTGGACATTCTTCACTGGCGTCCTCTGAATAGATTCTAAACGT is part of the Brassica rapa cultivar Chiifu-401-42 unplaced genomic scaffold, CAAS_Brap_v3.01 Scaffold0348, whole genome shotgun sequence genome and harbors:
- the LOC117130192 gene encoding uncharacterized protein At3g43530-like, with the protein product MKKNQKVVPNESRRQSLRVRKPDSAAKKPEPRVQKSKKSSKKSKKSRPVREPARAPSVESLSVSDESEREGSDSEGSEREEMQPNQPLEFYFKSSEFPQSSKIQTKCFVTRTVKLIRDKPEAAWFTSHPQFRHFFHMPDEDNLKLQGMWMLLLRTICTPEDDVAWFAVNGVPIRYSMREHALISGLDCGDYPPNYEKLGGYKFVDYYFHDRKKITITDVKQKMLSMPPCPDRLKMTVLFFLGRVIRGKPKDAGNLDDFILRMMDDLDACRSFPWGRLTFEDAIKEIKHVMNHLKGEVKEACAFPGFIIPLEVLAFECIPDLGKTFRIYSEDASEECPRMCKSRFTKSSLRGYPLEDIYAAVGETKVINSVLVPTIGEQIMLARIIDEEREYDRQGSPSDTWNYWLNVKQKNIWWEELYELDQAARGVLPKKKDKEKVTFAEGSSSNSGLDSRLQGMEERILEFMGERFVGLHVTVETMLEAQSSRMSVLEKNQRLLRRRAKKIEDRLTSIESKVEPSHGEDMDFRQWDNDTYEEKDKACSEKEKANAEHEAGKEKDNIENTEEEGEKEKENSEADEEEDNESESEELKQMKERSRRQAAKLWKEIANEEKIGGKHDEEESEEKEAETSEEKDENNDEKDEEKVVESEAEGEDDQVEVGGKEDQEEEVEGKEDEEEEVEGKESETREKEKEKNETEEVESEARETEIEKGTPTPPRGNQTERTPKDDDNEPRVEPRVETNRTGETPTPPHGSQSEGTPKVDDTEPRVETNRTGETPTPPRGSQSEGTPTPPRGRTKAMAARRPIIRRMEDEPGKGEKVVEEEKQKKEAVETEEKSREKVADEEKKKEEVVKEHAEEVVEEYSEEEKQRWIMVVYKEAPSPWIMHRCKENVVVAAPKKSGRPKRKSQWVQTPFTEGKKRKTKP